From a single Nymphaea colorata isolate Beijing-Zhang1983 chromosome 4, ASM883128v2, whole genome shotgun sequence genomic region:
- the LOC116252314 gene encoding AP-1 complex subunit sigma-2-like isoform X2, with protein sequence MIHFVLLVNRQGKVIRELSGLILNRGPKLCNFVEWRGYKVVYRRYASLYFCMCVDQDENELEILEIIHRFVEILDLYFGCVCELDLIFNFHKVYFILDELLIAGELQEASKNTVEKLIDAQDCLVESAKEQASSLSNIIAQATK encoded by the exons ATG ATTCATTTTGTGCTTCTGGTCAATCGTCAAGGCAAG GTGATTCGAGAGCTCAGTGGATTGATTCTTAACCGAGGTCCAAAGCTCTGTAATTTTGTTGAGTGGAGAGGATACAAAGTTGTATATAGAAG ATATGCTAGCCTTTACTTTTGCATGTGTGTAGATCAAGACGAAAATGAATTGGAAATACTCGAAATAATACATCGTTTTGTGGAGATACTTGATCTCTATTTTGGCTGT GTTTGTGAGTTGGACTTGATCTTTAATTTCCATAAG GTATACTTTATCCTGGATGAGCTCTTGATTGCTGGTGAACTTCAAGAAGCAAGCAAGAACACTGTCGAGAAACTTATAGATGCACAG GATTGTTTAGTGGAAAGTGCGAAAGAGCAGGCCAGTTCTTTAAGCAATATAATTGCACAAGCAACAAAATAA
- the LOC116252314 gene encoding AP-1 complex subunit sigma-1-like isoform X1 translates to MIHFVLLVNRQGKVRLAKWYSTYSQKERSKVIRELSGLILNRGPKLCNFVEWRGYKVVYRRYASLYFCMCVDQDENELEILEIIHRFVEILDLYFGCVCELDLIFNFHKVYFILDELLIAGELQEASKNTVEKLIDAQDCLVESAKEQASSLSNIIAQATK, encoded by the exons ATG ATTCATTTTGTGCTTCTGGTCAATCGTCAAGGCAAGGTACGTTTGGCAAAATGGTATTCAACTTATTCGCAGAAGGAGAGATCCAAG GTGATTCGAGAGCTCAGTGGATTGATTCTTAACCGAGGTCCAAAGCTCTGTAATTTTGTTGAGTGGAGAGGATACAAAGTTGTATATAGAAG ATATGCTAGCCTTTACTTTTGCATGTGTGTAGATCAAGACGAAAATGAATTGGAAATACTCGAAATAATACATCGTTTTGTGGAGATACTTGATCTCTATTTTGGCTGT GTTTGTGAGTTGGACTTGATCTTTAATTTCCATAAG GTATACTTTATCCTGGATGAGCTCTTGATTGCTGGTGAACTTCAAGAAGCAAGCAAGAACACTGTCGAGAAACTTATAGATGCACAG GATTGTTTAGTGGAAAGTGCGAAAGAGCAGGCCAGTTCTTTAAGCAATATAATTGCACAAGCAACAAAATAA
- the LOC116252403 gene encoding uncharacterized protein LOC116252403 produces MAAFSPRSPSPLPERSSASFRSTDTRNAAKRAQNANSGMKTNSPSDFHQRSSGVRERSVSPSLRASFEHKEDDRDENRHVPKLARSGPLPSFSKGTKNFMAPTISAASKVAASPRKKVLSERNSVDHNASPFSSTSSPQVQEPEAFSRTTVEDRSVVNVKNDSEPEELKDPKILARASPNDASLPPYDPHVNFLSPRPEFLRYSPNPRLERYRRDDKPTIKKRLESSFASESSLTGEEELQENSGSEIGFTAGLEGDYHNEENHSSENGFPTGLEPDGDNEENRPSEIEASSGLQSTRRILPSDETKSEKENQQGIVSSSPEPGAKVKAQGDVAEAQFGVSKSSCSKSYLKPKLIKVVLVLAIASLCLPMIDSPLLLSSLMYHGNVSRSCFVSLAEENVCQETFSIADLAESRSYSGTKQVENMKAEPARTEDASVTTPILDYQISASKVADSVAIVEFPQPEVIMATSVERPLSEIEVDGVMEYANEVPLPLEQVIPVVENEQSISEVEASVPESTTLDRLTELSSSEEPEMQAPFTEDLDPTTSSGFPKQEAIEEPSAAMDQLKHPTSSRETLGIQVALGVLLIALTVVAVTYRQTNNNRKMEYVKMKATDDVQDNIGHHPVSEMEMTGESYSMEMSSTTSEKTMRYQRRAPKETEEVILKYERSRRPRRGSSVSNPDDSLSYGSFTTYEKLPTKQGSADEATVTPVRRSSRINKQTTISS; encoded by the exons ATGGCGGCCTTCTCTCCTAGgtctccttctcctcttcctgaGAGATCATCGGCTAGTTTCCGCAGTACAGATACCAGAAACGCTGCTAAAAGGGCTCAGAATGCCAACTCCGGGATGAAGACCAATAGTCCTTCCG ATTTTCACCAACGAAGCTCcggagtgagagagagaagcgttTCCCCAAGTCTGAGAGCTTCCTTCGAGCACAAAGAAGACGACAGAGATGAAAATCGGCATGTTCCCAAACTGGCTCGTTCAGGACCTTTACCTTCATTTTCCAAGGGAACAAAGAACTTCATGGCTCCGACGATCTCTGCGGCTTCGAAGGTAGCGGCCTCGCCGAGAAAGAAGGTACTGTCGGAGAGGAATTCGGTCGATCATAATGCATCTCCGTTCTCCTCTACCAGTTCACCCCAAGTCCAAGAACCTGAAGCTTTCAGCAGAACCACTGTTGAGGACCGGAGCGTGGTGAATGTCAAAAATGACTCAGAACCGGAAGAACTGAAGGACCCAAAGATCCTCGCTCGTGCCTCACCTAACGATGCTTCCCTACCTCCTTATGATCCCCACGTTAACTTTCTGTCCCCAAGGCCAGAATTCCTACGTTACAGCCCCAATCCACGTCTTGAAAGGTATCGGAGGGACGACAAGCCCACGATTAAGAAGCGGTTGGAGAGCAGCTTCGCATCTGAAAGCAGCTTGACtggtgaagaagaacttcaagAGAACAGTGGTTCTGAAATTGGGTTTACGGCTGGGCTTGAAGGAGATTACCACAATGAAGAAAACCACAGTTCTGAAAATGGGTTTCCGACTGGACTTGAACCCGATGGCGACAATGAAGAAAACCGCCCATCAGAAATTGAGGCTTCTTCTGGACTTCAGTCGACCAGAAGAATCCTTCCTTCTGATGAAACAAAGTCTGAGAAGGAGAACCAGCAAGGAATTGTGTCTTCATCTCCTGAACCAGGGGCCAAAGTCAAGGCTCAAGGAGATGTCGCAGAAGCACAGTTTGGTGTTTCAAAAAgttcttgttcaaaatcttatCTGAAGCCCAAACTTATAAaggttgttcttgttcttgctATTGCTTCTTTATGTCTGCCCATGATCGATTCTCCCCTGCTTTTATCATCCTTGATGTATCATGGCAACGTGTCAAGATCGTGTTTTGTTAGCCTGGCAGAAGAGAATGTGTGCCAGGAAACGTTCTCCATTGCAGATCTAGCTGAGAGCAGAAGCTACTCTGGAACCAAACAAGTGGAAAATATGAAGGCTGAACCTGCCCGGACAGAAGATGCTTCAGTGACAACGCCGATTCTTGATTATCAAATATCAGCCTCAAAGGTTGCTGATTCAGTTGCTATCGTTGAATTTCCCCAACCGGAAGTAATAATGGCGACCTCAGTCGAACGGCCACTCTCTGAGATTGAAGTCGATGGTGTGATGGAGTATGCAAATGAGGTACCATTGCCACTGGAACAAGTGATTCCGGTTGTAGAGAATGAGCAATCTATCTCGGAAGTTGAAGCCAGCGTACCGGAATCCACCACATTGGACCGACTTACTGAACTTAGCAGTTCTGAGGAACCTGAAATGCAGGCTCCATTTACTGAAGACCTTGATCCGACTACATCTTCAGGTTTTCCTAAGCAAGAGGCAATCGAAGAACCGTCAGCTGCAATGGACCAATTGAAACATCCAACATCATCACGGGAAACATTGGGGATTCAGGTAGCTTTGGGGGTCCTTTTGATTGCCTTAACTGTTGTTGCAGTTACTTACCGGCAGACAAACAACAATCGCAAGATGGAGTATGTGAAGATGAAGGCTACAGATGATGTGCAAGACAATATTGGGCATCATCCTGTTTCTGAAATGGAAATGACCGGAGAATCATATTCCATGGAAATGAGCAGCACCACCTCAGAGAAAACTATGCGCTACCAACGTCGCGCTCCAAAAGAAACTGAAGAGGTTATCCTGAAGTATGAAAGGAGTCGGCGACCTCGACGTGGTTCATCTGTCTCCAATCCTGACGATTCTCTTTCTTATGGAAGCTTTACCACTTACGAGAAGTTACCAACTAAACAG GGTTCCGCTGATGAAGCCACTGTGACTCCAGTTCGGCGTTCTAGCAGGATAAATAAGCAGACGACGATCTCGTCCTGA